CTGTCGGTGTCGGCGAGGATGCGCCGGGCGAGCGGCAGCAGGGCCTGGCCGGCGTCCGTGGGAGTGGTGGCGCCGCGGCTGCGGTGCAGCAGCTCGGCGCCCAACTCCCGTTCCAGCGCCTTGATCTGCTGGGAGAGCGAGGGCTGCGCGACATGCAGCCGCTCGGCGGCCCGGGTGAAGTTGCCGAGCTCGGCGACGGCGGTGAAGTAGCGGAGCTGCCGGAGTTGCACAGTGCCAACCTAAGGGTCGCCCCAGGGGCGCGTGGGGGCACCTCCCGGCCGAAGGCTGGGGGGAGAGCCCCCAATTTTCCATAGCCATATCCTATGGTGATGAGCCCATTCATGTCTTGGACGTGAGGTGGGTGCGGTTCCTAGCGTGGAGCGCATGGCTCTGGCGACTGGAACGCGTCGGCCGCGGCACGCCCTGGCGGTGCTGTGGGGTTCGACGATCGGCAAGAAGGCGGTGATGGCCGCCTCCGGCGCGGTGATGCTGCTGTACCTGGTGGCGCACATGCTCGGCAATCTGAAGATCTTCTTCGGGCCGGACGACCTCAACGGCTACGCGGCGTGGTTGCGCACCGTGGGGCAGCCGTTCCTCGGGCACGCGTGGTTCCTGTGGATCGCCCGGGTGGTCCTGCTCGCCTCGGTGGTGGCGCACGGCGTCGCCGCGTACCAGCTGAGCCGGCGCGACCTCGCGGCGCGGCCGCAGAAGTACGCGCGGCGGCGGGCCCGGGCGAGCTACGCGACCCGGACGATGCGCTGGGGCGGGGTGATCCTGGCGCTGTTCATCGTCTGGCACATCCTCGACCTCACGACGCTGACCGTGAACCCGCGGGCCGAGGAGGGCCACCCGTACCAGAACGTGGTGGCGTCCTTCTCGACCTGGTACGGCGGCGGGATCTACATCGTGGCGATGCTCGCCGTCGGGCTGCACGTGCGGCACGGCTTCTGGAGCGCCGCGCAGACCCTGGGCCTCAACAACGCCCGCCGGGACCGCGTGTTGAAGGCGACGGCGAACCTGCTGGCGCTGGTGCTGACGGCCGGCTTCCTCGCCGTGCCGGTGGCCGTGATGATCGGAGCGGTGAAGTGACCCCGTACCTCGA
The nucleotide sequence above comes from Streptomyces sp. TLI_235. Encoded proteins:
- a CDS encoding succinate dehydrogenase subunit C; protein product: MGAVPSVERMALATGTRRPRHALAVLWGSTIGKKAVMAASGAVMLLYLVAHMLGNLKIFFGPDDLNGYAAWLRTVGQPFLGHAWFLWIARVVLLASVVAHGVAAYQLSRRDLAARPQKYARRRARASYATRTMRWGGVILALFIVWHILDLTTLTVNPRAEEGHPYQNVVASFSTWYGGGIYIVAMLAVGLHVRHGFWSAAQTLGLNNARRDRVLKATANLLALVLTAGFLAVPVAVMIGAVK